The following coding sequences lie in one Arachis hypogaea cultivar Tifrunner chromosome 4, arahy.Tifrunner.gnm2.J5K5, whole genome shotgun sequence genomic window:
- the LOC112795489 gene encoding uncharacterized protein — translation MPNLHKFKLLATQCSVAGSPTRSPTTSPVIHLRRRKTLRMLLTRPSSDHHRRRFHPPPTQDPPDTTTTTTRVRHKLKDLFVSSPSPPPAENTAAAKSCRELEQQQQLHHHEQDGFVSGGSAFGVRFRSGSPLRRSSGAALRPITSAFRYRLLRRAWRPMLVTIPE, via the coding sequence ATGCCTAACCTTCATAAATTCAAGCTCTTAGCCACTCAATGTTCCGTCGCCGGCAGTCCAACACGCAGCCCTACCACCAGCCCTGTTATTCATCTCCGCCGCCGCAAGACCCTCCGCATGCTCCTAACTCGCCCTTCCTCCGACCACCACCGCCGACGCTTCCATCCTCCGCCAACGCAAGATCCCCccgacaccaccaccaccaccaccagagtCCGCCACAAGCTCAAGGACCTCTTCGTCTCCTCTCCATCGCCGCCGCCAGCAGAAAACACCGCCGCCGCCAAGAGCTGCCGAGAATTAGAACAGCAGCAACAGCTCCACCACCATGAGCAGGACGGATTTGTCTCCGGCGGCTCCGCTTTCGGCGTCAGGTTCCGCTCCGGATCTCCACTCCGACGCAGCAGCGGCGCAGCTCTCCGGCCAATAACATCGGCGTTCCGGTACCGGTTACTCCGACGAGCATGGCGACCGATGTTAGTGACAATTCCTGAGTAG
- the LOC112744927 gene encoding receptor-like kinase TMK3, which produces MAYLKSEFKIIIGFYTLVLLFSSFFRISVLSDEASNEGAYMLKLMNALKPPGWSNTTHMCHWTGVTCNNPSGRIEKIDLSSKSLTGTVPAGLNDSLSQLTVLDLSYNNLSGPVPSLANLSFLQEVYLHNNNFTTIPHGCFHGLTSLQYLILNNNTNLKPWNFPTDLTAHSPQLNILYLSSTNLMGSLPNISHFFPTMRDLDLSNNNLSSIPEGCFHNLTTLYGLFLANNTNLAPWTFPLDLTHSSFKLSDLFLEATNLMGSLPNLSHFFPYLRTLSLSNNNLTSIPQGCFQGLPSLTWLWLRNNTNLAPWTFPDLTHSTQLKELKLAATNVMGPLPEIFDSLTSLETLLLSNNSLTGVLPESFGRSKITTLHLNDQKGKGFSGTMDVVSNMIDLSEAWLQGNSFGGYIPDMSRCTALQDLRLAHNRFTGVIPDSLINLSSRNLQTVTLNNNFFQGPMPTFFGASDTNNTANAFCRDNFDPCDERVTILLEIASAFGYPYLLASSWRGNNPCHNWSFVACTATMITTVNFTRQNLTGTISGAFGKLTHLENLYLSGNNLSGSIPENFTSLHQLNNLDVSNNNLSGKVPDFSRRVNLNTEGNPSFERSNPSPEGRNPSHKRRNPPAWIKGAIAAAAGIGGLVFLVIIICNRKRCLSFLQWILWKKTGPFIDNEFEEFMKTYGSLMLKRYNYSEVKKMTNSFHDKLGKGGYGIVYKACLSDGRLVAVKVLTESSGSGEEFLNEVASIGRTSHVNIVSLLGFCYEKYKRALIYEFMPNGSLDKFIYKQESSNAICNTDWNTLFQITIGIARGLEYLYRGCNTRILHLDIKPQNILLDEDFCPKIADFGLAKICKKKESIVSIIGTRGTPGYIAPEVFSRTFGKVSHKSDVYSYGMLILELVGGKKNYNTSGSLTSEMYFPDWIYKDLEQNTLGRGLPTTEEENDMIKKITLVSLWCIQTNPSDRPSIDKVIEMLEGPLELVSYPPKPVLYSLKVSISQLSRISYSSTDEEDPEIVEEIVSIK; this is translated from the exons ATGGCATACCTGAAATCagaattcaaaattattattGGATTTTATACTCTTGTactcttgttttcttctttcttcaggaTTTCTGTCCTTTCTGATGAAGCTAGCAACGAAGGTGCATACATGCTGAAGCTTATGAATGCACTCAAACCCCCTGGCTGGTCCAACACCACCCATATGTGTCACTGGACTGGCGTGACTTGCAACAATCCAAGTGGAAGGATTGAAAAGATCGATCTCAGTTCAAAGTCTCTGACGGGAACAGTTCCTGCAGGCCTCAACGACTCACTCTCCCAACTCACAGTACTCGATCTCTCCTACAATAATCTGAGTGGGCCTGTTCCCTCTCTCGCCAACCTCTCCTTCCTCCAGGAAGTGTACCTCCACAACAACAACTTCACCACCATCCCTCATGGTTGCTTCCATGGTCTTACTAGTTTGCAGTACTTGATCTTGAATAACAACACCAACCTCAAACCATGGAACTTTCCTACGGATTTGACTGCTCACTCCCCTCAACTCAATATCCTCTACCTCTCTTCTACAAATCTCATGGGATCCCTACCAAACATATCCCATTTCTTCCCAACTATGCGAGATCTTGATCTCTCTAACAACAACCTCTCCTCCATCCCTGAGGGTTGCTTCCACAACCTAACCACTTTGTATGGCCTCTTTTTGGCCAACAACACCAACCTCGCACCATGGACCTTCCCCCTCGATTTGACTCATTCCTCATTCAAACTCTCCGACCTCTTTCTCGAGGCTACAAATCTAATGGGATCCCTACCAAACCTGTCTCATTTTTTCCCCTACTTGAGAACCCTTTCTCTCTCCAACAACAACCTTACCTCCATCCCCCAAGGTTGCTTCCAGGGTCTACCCTCTTTGACGTGGCTGTGGTTGCGAAACAACACCAACCTTGCACCATGGACCTTCCCCGACTTGACTCACTCCACACAACTGAAAGAGCTCAAGCTTGCTGCTACAAATGTCATGGGCCCTCTACCAGAAATATTTGACTCCTTGACAAGTTTGGAGACTCTTCTTCTCTCCAACAACAGCCTCACTGGTGTCTTGCCTGAGTCTTTTGGAAGGTCCAAGATTACCACATTGCACCTCAACGACCAGAAGGGCAAAGGATTTTCAGGTACAATGGATGTTGTTTCAAATATGATCGATTTGTCTGAAGCGTGGCTTCAGGGGAACTCCTTCGGTGGATATATCCCTGACATGTCTCGTTGTACCGCCTTACAAGATTTACGACTTGCGCACAATCGGTTTACAGGTGTGATTCCAGATTCTCTGATAAATCTCAGTAGCAGGAACCTGCAAACTGTTACTTTGAACAACAACTTTTTTCAGGGCCCTATGCCTACTTTTTTCGGAGCTTCTGACACTAATAACACCGCCAATGCCTTTTGTCGAGACAACTTTGATCCTTGTGATGAGAGAGTTACCATTTTGCTTGAAATTGCATCTGCATTTGGATATCCTTATTTGTTGGCCAGTTCATGGCGAGGAAATAATCCATGTCATAATTGGAGTTTTGTTGCATGTACTGCGACTATGATTACAACCGTGAATTTCACAAGGCAGAATTTGACAGGAACTATCTCGGGTGCGTTTGGTAAATTAACTCATTTGGAAAACTTGTATCTAAGTGGTAACAATTTAAGCGGTTCAATACCTGAAAACTTCACATCTCTTCATCAACTCAACAATCTCGATGTCTCCAACAACAACTTATCAGGAAAAGTTCCCGATTTCTCACGTCGGGTAAACCTGAATACTGAAGGTAATCCTTCGTTCGAGAGAAGCAATCCTTCGCCTGAGGGAAGAAATCCTTCGCACAAGAGAAGAAATCCACCTGCTTGGATCAAAG GCGCAATAGCAGCAGCAGCAGGTATTGGAGGTCTTGTTTTCTTGGTTATAATTATTTGTAACCGGAAGAGGTGTCTTAGCTTCTTACAATGGATTTTGTGGAAGAAAACAGGACCATTTATTGATAatgaatttgaagaatttatgaaAACTTATGGATCTTTGATGTTAAAGAGATATAATTATTCTGAAGTGAAAAAGATGACAAATTCATTTCATGATAAATTAGGAAAGGGAGGATATGGCATTGTATACAAAGCATGCTTAAGTGATGGTCGTCTAGTGGCAGTGAAGGTATTAACCGAATCCAGCGGAAGTGGGGAGGAATTCCTAAATGAGGTAGCTAGTATTGGAAGAACATCTCATGTGAACATTGTTTCGCTTTTGGGATTTTGTTATGAGAAGTATAAAAGGGCACTCATTTACGAATTCATGCCAAATGGTTCTTTGGATAAGTTCATCTACAAACAAGAATCGTCAAATGCTATTTGTAATACGGATTGGAACACCCTGTTTCAAATTACAATTGGTATTGCACGAGGATTAGAATATTTGTATCGAGGTTGTAATACAAGAATTTTGCATCTCGATATTAAGCCTCAAAATATTCTGTTAGATGAAGATTTTTGTCCGAAGATCGCTGATTTTGGATTGGCAAAAATTTGCAAGAAGAAGGAGAGTATCGTATCTATAATAGGTACAAGAGGAACTCCTGGATACATTGCACCAGAAGTATTTAGTCGAACCTTTGGTAAAGTTTCTCATAAATCTGATGTGTACAGTTatggtatgttgattcttgaattgGTGGGAGGCAAAAAGAACTACAACACCAGTGGATCACTTACTAGTGAGATGTATTTTCCAGATTGGATTTACAAGGATCTCGAGCAAAATACACTTGGACGAGGTTTGCCCACTacagaagaagaaaatgatatGATAAAGAAAATTACTTTGGTGAGTTTATGGTGTATTCAAACAAATCCATCAGATAGACCATCAATAGATAAAGTAATAGAGATGTTAGAAGGGCCACTTGAATTAGTGTCATATCCTCCAAAACCTGTATTATATTCTCTAAAAGTATCTATCTCACAGCTTTCACGGATCTCCTATAGCAGTACAGATGAGGAGGATCCTGAAATTGTTGAGGAGATTGTTTCCATCAAATAA
- the LOC112744929 gene encoding receptor-like kinase TMK4 isoform X1 — MAYLKSESKIIIGFYTLVLFFMTSVLSDEREAAYMLKLMNALKPPAWSNTKPVCDWIGVACNNQSGRIEQIFINSMSLTGTVPAGLNDSLSQLTYLDLSDNNLSGPVPSLANLSFLQVAYLDNNNFTTIPHGCFHGLTSLRHLSLNNNTNLPPWNFPTDLTAHSSHLHTLDLSSTNLKGSLPPNISHSFPVMEYLYLSNNNLSSIPEGCFHNLTSLTSLQLANNTNLSPWTFPLDLTHSSLQLYHLDLEATNLMGSLPYLSHFFPHLNLVSLSNNNLSSIPEGCFHNLTSLNVLSLANNTNLRPWTFPDLIQSTKIQELNLVATNLMGSLPEIFDSLPSLETLLLSNNSLTGVLPESFGRPNKITTLHLNDQKGKGFSGTMDVLSNMIDLSEAWLQGNSFDGYIPDMSRCTALQDLRLAHNRFTGVIPHSLINLRNLQTVTLNNNFFQGPMPIFSVITESTNVGDNTTDAFCRDNFDPCDERVTILLEIASAFGYPYLLASSWRGNNPCHNWSFVACTATMITTVNLTRQNLTGTISGAFGKLTHLENLYLSGNNLKGSIPENLTTLHQLKNLDVSHNNLSGKIPHFSRGVYLNTEGNPLFKRNPPAWIKGAIAAAAGIGGLVSLVIVICNRKRCLSFLQWILWKKTGPFIDNEFEEFMKIYGSLMLRRYSYSEVKSMTNSFRDKLGRGGYGIVYKACLSDGCPVAVKVLTESSGSGEEFLNEVASIGRTSHMNIVSLLGFCYEKYKRALIYEFMPNGSLDKFIYKQESPNAICILDWNTLFQITIGIARGLEYLHRGCATKILHLDIKPQNILLDEDFCPKIADFGLAKICKKKESIVSIQGTRGTPGYIAPEVFSRTFGKVSHKSDVYSYGMLILELVGGRKNYDTGGSLTNEMYFPDWIYKDLEEQNILGRGLSTTEEENDMIKKITLVSLWCIQTNPLDRPSINKVVEMLEGPLQSVPYPPKPVLYSPQMSISQFSRISYNSTDEEDSEIVEETISINNSKFAK; from the exons ATGGCATACCTTAAATCAGAATCCAAAATTATTATTGGCTTTTATACTCTTGTGCTCTTCTTCATGACCTCTGTCCTTTCTGATGAACGAGAAGCTGCATACATGTTGAAGCTTATGAATGCACTCAAACCCCCTGCCTGGTCCAACACGAAGCCCGTGTGCGACTGGATAGGCGTGGCTTGCAACAATCAAAGTGGAAGGATTGAACAGATCTTTATCAATTCAATGTCACTGACGGGAACAGTTCCTGCAGGCCTCAACGACTCCCTCTCCCAACTCACATATCTCGATCTCTCCGACAATAATCTGAGTGGGCCTGTTCCCTCTCTCGCCAACCTCTCTTTCCTCCAAGTAGCGTACCTCGACAACAACAACTTCACCACCATCCCTCATGGTTGCTTCCATGGTCTTACTAGTTTGCGGCACTTGAGCTTGAATAACAACACCAACCTCCCACCATGGAACTTTCCTACCGATTTGACTGCTCACTCCTCCCATCTCCATACCCTCGACCTGTCTTCTACAAATCTCAAAGGCTCCTTACCACCAAACATATCCCATTCCTTCCCAGTTATGGAGTATCTTTATCTCTCTAACAACAACCTCTCCTCCATTCCTGAGGGTTGCTTCCACAACCTAACCAGTTTGACTAGTCTCCAGTTGGCCAACAACACCAACCTCTCACCATGGACCTTCCCCCTCGATTTGACTCATTCCTCATTGCAACTCTACCACCTCGACCTCGAGGCTACAAATCTCATGGGATCCCTACCATACTTGTCTCATTTCTTCCCACATTTGAACCTAGTCTCACTCTCTAACAACAACCTCTCCTCCATCCCTGAGGGTTGCTTCCACAACCTAACCAGTTTGAATGTCCTCTCTTTGGCCAACAACACCAACCTCAGACCATGGACCTTCCCCGACTTGATTCAGTCCACAAAAATACAAGAGCTCAATCTTGTTGCTACAAATCTCATGGGCTCTCTACCAGAAATATTTGACTCATTGCCAAGTTTGGAGACTCTTCTGCTCTCCAACAACAGCCTCACCGGTGTCTTGCCTGAGTCTTTTGGAAGACCCAATAAGATTACCACATTGCACCTCAACGACCAGAAGGGCAAAGGATTTTCAGGTACAATGGATGTCCTTTCAAATATGATCGATTTGTCTGAGGCGTGGCTTCAGGGGAACTCCTTTGATGGATATATCCCTGACATGTCTCGTTGTACCGCTTTACAAGATTTACGACTTGCGCACAATCGATTTACAGGTGTCATTCCACATTCTCTGATAAATCTCAGGAACCTGCAAACTGTTACTTTGAACAACAACTTTTTTCAGGGCCCTATGCCTATCTTTTCCGTAATTACCGAGAGTACGAATGTTGGAGATAACACCACCGATGCCTTTTGTCGAGACAACTTTGATCCTTGTGACGAGAGAGTTACCATTTTGCTTGAAATTGCATCTGCATTTGGATATCCTTATTTGTTGGCCAGTTCATGGCGAGGAAATAATCCATGTCATAATTGGAGTTTTGTTGCATGTACTGCGACTATGATTACAACCGTGAATTTGACAAGGCAGAATTTGACAGGAACTATCTCGGGTGCGTTTGGTAAATTAACTCATTTGGAAAACTTGTATCTGAGTGGTAACAATTTAAAAGGTTCAATACCTGAAAACTTGACCACTCTTCATCAGCTCAAGAATCTCGATGTCTCCCACAACAACTTATCAGGAAAAATTCCCCATTTCTCACGTGGAGTATACCTGAATACTGAAGGTAACCCTTTGTTCAAGAGAAATCCACCTGCTTGGATCAAAG GCGCAATAGCAGCAGCAGCAGGTATTGGAGGTCTTGTTTCCTTGGTTATAGTTATTTGTAACCGAAAGAGGTGTCTTAGCTTCTTACAATGGATTTTGTGGAAGAAAACAGGACCATTTATTGATAatgaatttgaagaatttatgaaaatttatggATCTTTGATGTTAAGGAGATATAGTTATTCTGAAGTGAAAAGCATGACAAACTCATTTCGTGATAAATTAGGAAGAGGAGGATATGGCATTGTATACAAAGCATGCTTAAGTGATGGTTGTCCAGTAGCAGTGAAGGTGTTGACCGAATCTAGCGGAAGTGGGGAGGAATTCCTGAATGAGGTAGCTAGTATTGGTAGAACTTCTCATATGAATATTGTCTCGCTGTTGGGATTTTGCTATGAAAAATATAAAAGGGCACTCATCTATGAATTCATGCCAAATGGTTCTTTGGATAAGTTTATCTATAAACAAGAATCTCCCAATGCTATTTGTATTTTGGATTGGAATACATTATTTCAAATTACAATTGGTATTGCACGAGGATTAGAATATTTGCACCGAGGATGTGCGACAAAAATTTTGCATCTTGATATTAAACCTCAAAATATTCTGTTAGATGAAGATTTTTGTCCAAAAATTGCTGATTTTGGATTGGCAAAAATATGCAAAAAGAAAGAGAGTATTGTATCTATACAAGGTACAAGAGGAACTCCTGGATACATTGCACCAGAAGTATTTAGCCGAACCTTTGGTAAAGTTTCTCACAAATCTGATGTGTATAGTTATggaatgttgattcttgaattgGTGGGAGGTAGAAAGAACTACGACACCGGCGGATCACTTACCAATGAAATGTACTTTCCAGATTGGATTTACAAGGATCTCGAAGAGCAAAATATCCTTGGACGGGGTTTGTCCACTACTGAAGAAGAAAATGATATGATAAAGAAAATTACTTTGGTGAGTTTATGGTGCATTCAAACAAATCCATTGGATAGACCATCAATAAACAAAGTAGTAGAAATGTTAGAAGGACCACTTCAGTCAGTGCCATATCCTCCAAAACCTGTCTTATATTCTCCTCAAATGTCTATCTCACAGTTTTCACGAATCTCCTATAACAGTACAGATGAGGAGGATTCTGAGATTGTTGAGGAGACTATTTCCATCAATAATTCAAAATTTGCAAAATAA
- the LOC112744929 gene encoding receptor-like kinase TMK2 isoform X2 → MAYLKSESKIIIGFYTLVLFFMTSVLSDEREAAYMLKLMNALKPPAWSNTKPVCDWIGVACNNQSGRIEQIFINSMSLTGTVPAGLNDSLSQLTYLDLSDNNLSGPVPSLANLSFLQVAYLDNNNFTTIPHGCFHGLTSLRHLSLNNNTNLPPWNFPTDLTAHSSHLHTLDLSSTNLKGSLPPNISHSFPVMEYLYLSNNNLSSIPEGCFHNLTSLTSLQLANNTNLSPWTFPLDLTHSSLQLYHLDLEATNLMGSLPYLSHFFPHLNLVSLSNNNLSSIPEGCFHNLTSLNVLSLANNTNLRPWTFPDLIQSTKIQELNLVATNLMGSLPEIFDSLPSLETLLLSNNSLTGVLPESFGRPNKITTLHLNDQKGKGFSGVIPHSLINLRNLQTVTLNNNFFQGPMPIFSVITESTNVGDNTTDAFCRDNFDPCDERVTILLEIASAFGYPYLLASSWRGNNPCHNWSFVACTATMITTVNLTRQNLTGTISGAFGKLTHLENLYLSGNNLKGSIPENLTTLHQLKNLDVSHNNLSGKIPHFSRGVYLNTEGNPLFKRNPPAWIKGAIAAAAGIGGLVSLVIVICNRKRCLSFLQWILWKKTGPFIDNEFEEFMKIYGSLMLRRYSYSEVKSMTNSFRDKLGRGGYGIVYKACLSDGCPVAVKVLTESSGSGEEFLNEVASIGRTSHMNIVSLLGFCYEKYKRALIYEFMPNGSLDKFIYKQESPNAICILDWNTLFQITIGIARGLEYLHRGCATKILHLDIKPQNILLDEDFCPKIADFGLAKICKKKESIVSIQGTRGTPGYIAPEVFSRTFGKVSHKSDVYSYGMLILELVGGRKNYDTGGSLTNEMYFPDWIYKDLEEQNILGRGLSTTEEENDMIKKITLVSLWCIQTNPLDRPSINKVVEMLEGPLQSVPYPPKPVLYSPQMSISQFSRISYNSTDEEDSEIVEETISINNSKFAK, encoded by the exons ATGGCATACCTTAAATCAGAATCCAAAATTATTATTGGCTTTTATACTCTTGTGCTCTTCTTCATGACCTCTGTCCTTTCTGATGAACGAGAAGCTGCATACATGTTGAAGCTTATGAATGCACTCAAACCCCCTGCCTGGTCCAACACGAAGCCCGTGTGCGACTGGATAGGCGTGGCTTGCAACAATCAAAGTGGAAGGATTGAACAGATCTTTATCAATTCAATGTCACTGACGGGAACAGTTCCTGCAGGCCTCAACGACTCCCTCTCCCAACTCACATATCTCGATCTCTCCGACAATAATCTGAGTGGGCCTGTTCCCTCTCTCGCCAACCTCTCTTTCCTCCAAGTAGCGTACCTCGACAACAACAACTTCACCACCATCCCTCATGGTTGCTTCCATGGTCTTACTAGTTTGCGGCACTTGAGCTTGAATAACAACACCAACCTCCCACCATGGAACTTTCCTACCGATTTGACTGCTCACTCCTCCCATCTCCATACCCTCGACCTGTCTTCTACAAATCTCAAAGGCTCCTTACCACCAAACATATCCCATTCCTTCCCAGTTATGGAGTATCTTTATCTCTCTAACAACAACCTCTCCTCCATTCCTGAGGGTTGCTTCCACAACCTAACCAGTTTGACTAGTCTCCAGTTGGCCAACAACACCAACCTCTCACCATGGACCTTCCCCCTCGATTTGACTCATTCCTCATTGCAACTCTACCACCTCGACCTCGAGGCTACAAATCTCATGGGATCCCTACCATACTTGTCTCATTTCTTCCCACATTTGAACCTAGTCTCACTCTCTAACAACAACCTCTCCTCCATCCCTGAGGGTTGCTTCCACAACCTAACCAGTTTGAATGTCCTCTCTTTGGCCAACAACACCAACCTCAGACCATGGACCTTCCCCGACTTGATTCAGTCCACAAAAATACAAGAGCTCAATCTTGTTGCTACAAATCTCATGGGCTCTCTACCAGAAATATTTGACTCATTGCCAAGTTTGGAGACTCTTCTGCTCTCCAACAACAGCCTCACCGGTGTCTTGCCTGAGTCTTTTGGAAGACCCAATAAGATTACCACATTGCACCTCAACGACCAGAAGGGCAAAGGATTTTCAG GTGTCATTCCACATTCTCTGATAAATCTCAGGAACCTGCAAACTGTTACTTTGAACAACAACTTTTTTCAGGGCCCTATGCCTATCTTTTCCGTAATTACCGAGAGTACGAATGTTGGAGATAACACCACCGATGCCTTTTGTCGAGACAACTTTGATCCTTGTGACGAGAGAGTTACCATTTTGCTTGAAATTGCATCTGCATTTGGATATCCTTATTTGTTGGCCAGTTCATGGCGAGGAAATAATCCATGTCATAATTGGAGTTTTGTTGCATGTACTGCGACTATGATTACAACCGTGAATTTGACAAGGCAGAATTTGACAGGAACTATCTCGGGTGCGTTTGGTAAATTAACTCATTTGGAAAACTTGTATCTGAGTGGTAACAATTTAAAAGGTTCAATACCTGAAAACTTGACCACTCTTCATCAGCTCAAGAATCTCGATGTCTCCCACAACAACTTATCAGGAAAAATTCCCCATTTCTCACGTGGAGTATACCTGAATACTGAAGGTAACCCTTTGTTCAAGAGAAATCCACCTGCTTGGATCAAAG GCGCAATAGCAGCAGCAGCAGGTATTGGAGGTCTTGTTTCCTTGGTTATAGTTATTTGTAACCGAAAGAGGTGTCTTAGCTTCTTACAATGGATTTTGTGGAAGAAAACAGGACCATTTATTGATAatgaatttgaagaatttatgaaaatttatggATCTTTGATGTTAAGGAGATATAGTTATTCTGAAGTGAAAAGCATGACAAACTCATTTCGTGATAAATTAGGAAGAGGAGGATATGGCATTGTATACAAAGCATGCTTAAGTGATGGTTGTCCAGTAGCAGTGAAGGTGTTGACCGAATCTAGCGGAAGTGGGGAGGAATTCCTGAATGAGGTAGCTAGTATTGGTAGAACTTCTCATATGAATATTGTCTCGCTGTTGGGATTTTGCTATGAAAAATATAAAAGGGCACTCATCTATGAATTCATGCCAAATGGTTCTTTGGATAAGTTTATCTATAAACAAGAATCTCCCAATGCTATTTGTATTTTGGATTGGAATACATTATTTCAAATTACAATTGGTATTGCACGAGGATTAGAATATTTGCACCGAGGATGTGCGACAAAAATTTTGCATCTTGATATTAAACCTCAAAATATTCTGTTAGATGAAGATTTTTGTCCAAAAATTGCTGATTTTGGATTGGCAAAAATATGCAAAAAGAAAGAGAGTATTGTATCTATACAAGGTACAAGAGGAACTCCTGGATACATTGCACCAGAAGTATTTAGCCGAACCTTTGGTAAAGTTTCTCACAAATCTGATGTGTATAGTTATggaatgttgattcttgaattgGTGGGAGGTAGAAAGAACTACGACACCGGCGGATCACTTACCAATGAAATGTACTTTCCAGATTGGATTTACAAGGATCTCGAAGAGCAAAATATCCTTGGACGGGGTTTGTCCACTACTGAAGAAGAAAATGATATGATAAAGAAAATTACTTTGGTGAGTTTATGGTGCATTCAAACAAATCCATTGGATAGACCATCAATAAACAAAGTAGTAGAAATGTTAGAAGGACCACTTCAGTCAGTGCCATATCCTCCAAAACCTGTCTTATATTCTCCTCAAATGTCTATCTCACAGTTTTCACGAATCTCCTATAACAGTACAGATGAGGAGGATTCTGAGATTGTTGAGGAGACTATTTCCATCAATAATTCAAAATTTGCAAAATAA